From the genome of Polypterus senegalus isolate Bchr_013 chromosome 8, ASM1683550v1, whole genome shotgun sequence:
gtaaagcaaactctgcatgaagcgaaaatttacttctccagctagattctatGCTCAAAACCATTagacccttcgctaaatcatacaaacacatgcatgaaatcgctccgTCCAATctaacagcatctgtacgaatgctttttgAGGGACAATGCTGGACCCAAGAACTGTCCCTGTTGTTTAGTTAGGTGAGGAAGATTACTGTAACCTTTCAGTTTTGATTGGCGGCCATGTATGCAAGGCACTGGTGGATACAGGGTCAACTGCATCTATTATCCATCCTGACATGTTGGATGTGGCGGTCCTATGTACAGCCAATTCTACTAAGTTGATGGTGGCTACAGGTGAGATGAACACCATGTTAGGCAGAGCACAAGTAGACATTTGTATTGTTGAGGAGCAGTGGGTGCAGGATGTCTGGGTGGCTAATATCAAAAACTCCTTGACaacattttcaaagtaatggcGAATCAAATGTCCCGAAATGCGATGTTATGTTAATTCCTGGAATTACCAGTATATTTGAAAAAGGTTAGCCGATTTTACTGtcccagtcaccctagttgttcAAGACCTGAAACATCATAACTTAGAAACGAagacggttttcagatttggagtcagcaagggaaatttgttaaagtacaaGTGAAAGAATCCTATTAGTGAAATGCTTATTGACCGCAGTGTGATCAAAATTAGattaaatcaaagttaaaaatcaataaagactTTGTAGCGGCGCCCTAGTACCACCAAAACACTTGACTACActcaaattaataacatttcgCAATGATTTTATTTACACAAGTTTGACATGTTATAGTTTGCAATGTTTAAGCCCACAAATTTTACAAATTGAACTTCTTCAGGACATTACTCgaataatttaaagtttagtaTACACTTTCTTCTCTTTCGCAAAGTAATGGTTTTAATTACCGGGAGATTTAAAACCCCAATTGCTTGCTCCGTGTTCTACATAAGAATTGTCAAGTTACTACCCGGGACGATTTTACTCTTTGGCGACTGTCTTGATTTGTGATTCTAATTTTATTATCTTCTTATCCTAATTAACGTCAATATGTGAAGCGTCTTGTTCATTTCACACGTGATTGCTGTCTGACTGGCGATCTTTTTCTCCGCACGTGTTACTAACTTTAAGAAGTCGAACGCCTTCATTCGTGTATATAAAGACTGTGCTGTGCCTGATTCTTTATTGCGTTTTGCTGATTTTCCCTTTGTTGTTTCAAAATGTGGAGTAAAGACAAGGGTCAGATAGCCGTAGTGTTGCTGCTCTTTTTCCTCTGTGATGTTTTGCCTCAGCCCCGTTTCAAAGGAAGGAAGCTTATCGCAAAGCAACAGAAGCCTGCGGTCGTGCAATATGTTGAGCCTAGAGTTGGCGCTCCGCAGACCGTAACCGCTCAGTGCACCGACAGTGAGGTGATCGTCACCATCAGCCCGGACTTGTTTGGTATCCAAAAGCCGGTGCAGCCTTCTGATCTTTTCATGGGTGGATGTGGCGTCACCAGCCCGGTCGGTGCTCAGCCCTTTGTGATTGAAGCGCCTCTGCAGGGCTGTGGGAGCACCGTGGAGGTGAGTGGCTTCAGGGCTTTCGCATTTTACGAAATCTACAGTTTCTCAAGATAACCGttagtgaaaatgttttgtagtGGGTGGCCCGGGTCTCCTTTTTTTGTTAGCATTTACTGTTTTTTGGTGTCCAGTCGCAAATGAAGCTCGCATTAACAATCTTTGTCCCGAGTTTCCGTTACTTTGGAAACGGAGTTACACCGCTTACTGCACGCAGATTTTGTTCGTGCACCGGAAAGAAGTGAGATTTGGATAGTTGAGCCCACAGAAGTGTCACGAGTGGTCAGTACAACGCAGGGTCTGAACAAGTAATGCAGACTTGTGTGCCTGGTTAGGGTGCGCGGTGGTGGGTTGAAATCTGACTTGCGCACCCCGGCGATTGGATTAGCAATGTgtggttttttaaaatgtaggttGTTTGGGATAAGTTTCAAGAGGACCTTAACGATTTAAGCCTTCGATTCCAACCTAAAGGGATTTGTACTTGGCTAGTCGAGAAAAGCTTTACAGTAATTCAGGGGCTGAATAAAAAAGCCTTAGTTTTCACTTCTAAAAAATCAATAGCTACGTTCTTCTTGCCTGTAGAGAATTTAAAGGTTGTTCTCAATCGGAGAAAATGAGAATTCCGGATGCATCAACCTATAGTTCAGATGGGCCATTTCAGAGTTTCAGTTTTTACTGAAACTCAAATGGTGAGAATTAATGGATGATGCCTAAAGATAAGGTTTGTACCAAACTCATTTTTGGGTGTCATGTGCTCCAGTTTCAGATCCAATTTTAGACCTGGCCCTTACAAAAAGATACCGTAGGTGGTCCTCTAACCTTCCAAGTCGGTCTTggacatttgtttaatatttcaaGTTATAAATTGATGGAGCAAAAGCAACTTAATTTTGGTTTAAAGGAGTAACTGGCTTTGTGGTGAATGGGTCCAAAATTCTATGGAATAAAAAACATGCATATTGAACTAAAtactataatattttaaaatggtttagCTGATTGACTTTAGTCAGGTTGTTGCTCTTTAGAtgctgggagctctcatagtgtACACCTTCACCCTTGACTACAATCCTTCTCCAATTGATATTCTTCCCATTGTAAGAACAAATCCAGCTGTCGTGCAAATTGAATGCCAATACAACAGGTGAGAAATGCTACATGACACTGTCTGCAGTATAGCTGCTTCATGTTAGATCTATGATCATTTATACACTAGGCCAAGTTTCTATCTTGATGTATTAAGCTACAATTATCTGCCCTCATTTGAAGTCTTTTTCTCTCCCCTCAGGCTACACAATGTCAGCAGCAATGCCTTAAACCCCACTTGGGTTCCCTACACCTCCACGATATCTGCGGAGGATATTCTGGGCTTCTCGCTTGTTATAATGAGCAGTAGGtgtaaaccttttaaaaatccTACTTCCCATTTAAACTGATGTGATCTGAACACCTTGTAACATTCCTGTCTGCAGGTGACTGGAGTGGGCCGAGTCCATCCAACACCTTCTTCCTAGGAGACCTCATTAACCTTCAAGCGTCTGTGGACAGCACTAACCATGAGCCCCTCCGTGTCTTTGTGGACAGCTGTGTGGCCACTCCTGGGTCCAATGCATCTGCCCCAGCCTACACCTTCATTGGGAATAATGGGTGGGTGTGAGTAATGGTCTGACCAGATCTTGCGGTGGAAACACAATGCAATGGTCGCTCTTGTATATTGCAGGTGTTTCTTGGACAGCCAACTGACCGGCTCCAATTCCCAGTTCGTGTCCCCCAGAGTTGCCCAGTCTGTAATCCAGTTCCAGCTGGATGCCTTCAGATTTTATGGCCTGACTACTAGTTCAGTAAGTCCTTTCCTGCCATCTCCTTTGGAGGAATCCCATTGATGCTCTCAGGTGTGACTGTAGTCTTCTGCATGTCTACTTTCAGATCTTCATTACCTGCCATCTGAAGGTGACCTTGGTGTCTGCTAATGCTGATCCTTTGAATAAGGATTGTTCATACAACTCTGCACTGAGCCAGTAAGTGATTGACTGGGAGGATGAGGGTGCACCTGTTCAGATGAGGTGGCAGATTGTGATTGGTGGCTGTGCTTTCAGGTGGGGCTCAGTGGATGGGGACAATGCTGTCTGTAGCTGCTGTGACACAAGCTGTGCCAACCCCCCTCCCTTCAAGAGGGGCTCTGGTGCCCCTAAACACAGACCCAGGAGAGCAAGTAAGTGACCTCCCCAGCAGACTTCTGCAGTGTCCAGCCTGGGATACACAAACTAATTGTGTTTTTCAGGTGAAGTGAGTgcaccagctggatggaaggagaCCATTTCTGTTGGCCCTCTTTATCTGGAGCAGGTCTCTCCTTTGTCTTCTGTATCACAGTCCCTGTCTGGCCAGAAAGATGTATCCTCTGCAGGTAACTTACTTGACCAAAAATCTAAAGAGCAGTCTGCATTTAGGCTGTTCAACTCTTACCATGCCAGATTAAACCACCTCATTCCGAATTTTTTCTCCTTGCAGGCTCCCAAATTCACTATTCCCTTCTTGGTGCTGTTGTAGGTGTCCTGGCTGTCTCATGTGTAGCTGTACTTTTCTTTGCCTACAGAAAAGCAAATGGCATTGCTAATACAaagcaataaaatttaaaatcttgCTTAATTGTCTACAGTATTTGTATATCACCCTCTACCCCCATAACACCTGCTCTTGTTAAAGCATCTTCTAGATGTGACAACATATAGTCACTAGATCAAGGGTTGCTTAAGATTAGTGCTCCAGGTCTCAGTTCTGTAGCTAAAAGGTCAAACTGAATAAGCAAATATAATTGCAGCCAAACTTTGTTAGGAAGTAGCATCTGAACAAACGTGCCTGCTGGTCTTGGCAATTTGAACCTTTTGGCAAGTTCAAGAAGCCCAGCAATGTGGTGGGAAAGATTTCATGGTTCATAAAGCTGCTGAAGTGTCTCTACATAGAGTAGGCACCAGTGATTGAAATGGCATGACTCAAGACCTGGGGATTCCCAGATATAGTCCTGGGCCCTCAATCCTGCAGGGTttttaaggaaaaacaaatttgATAAGTTCTGAATTTCTCATTCTCTATTTTGAGAACCACAAAGTTGTGAATTTGGTGCGGAGGGTTCAGCTTTAGTTCTATGTAGGGAAAACtttgggttggtggcaggattagtaCTCCAGTCAGTAAAACGCAACACTGTTCTGTGGGgtgtgtggacgaaatctcagacacgacagcaggtgcggttataaagcagctttttcAGAGTCACGATGaggagtttcagaaaagcagacaatcaaatatacatgacagcgtcagggctcttctgaaccccgtctgttgggtggggtccagttttatacccctagaatgcctAATTTAATatcataaaatgtaacagtcaacacatttattatacacaaacctttagccccttcaacgccccttgtgcaacttgatttcttggccccttttgttatggcgttcagatgtaagctaagggaaaacgtgataaggcagactcatatgtggaatgctcagaccttgagtcctttgcacaaacatttttgtttgctaaaacaaagcatgctattacatggtttttgtaaagcttacttctcagacattaATGTTCTCTTAAGTTCAAGCGAcaattcgtcttccacattccccccccttttttagcaaacaaatttgatcagggagagttgagtaggagaGGAgggtggagtgggcggaggattgtggggtggatgtgctgatctgaagcattttttctttgtgtaaaaaataagcttttgccattgaggcagtaaaatacttggatacaatgtatcttatcaagggaacaatacagcaactACAAGCAGgtgaacaattaaagcaactgtaagagatgaaaactgatttaagccattggccccaggacccaaaagtggacataaaccatttgtcccaaggattagaaatgccagaattagtagctagttcatgtcaaatcagctaaagcatgggtgattgatccatcaggagctgtattattagggatataggtacagcatgcatcaccaaacatagcacaaacgcctcctttctcagccaagagcatatctaaagtcaatcgattttgccaggtcatgaggaatgttttatcaagttgctcatcgataccttcaacagcttcttagtaaaatttaagaatctttgttgattgtaatagagaattaatccaatctacatttttgtttatagtaacctgaggaaaaatagactcaaattcggcatcaacttggtcccttgccttgaacttatcagggacacCACGAGGGCTTTGAATGGAATcaaaaatacaccccagggccatgtagggaaaactgggaacggtccacagaatggggttgatgatgtcggccaaacatggtcgacacatggaaggcagttaaagggaaaagtcggaaaggcataacaaattgtattaaagcagaagtgccagtccagtcaggtggaaggatgtcaagcaatttagacctatggcacatccaccaaatatcagtattctgagtaatcagaaaattgataatttggaagctaaagaggaagaattaatcggaaaatttaggaaacaaaaagaggatgggatattaacatttgtgccacgagggaagtgaggtttttaaaaaaacagatataaataccttcatcaggctggaatatcgggggagtcatgggaagagtagggggaaaaagaagggaaagtgtaatgtaattagtcgattggaatagaggaagagataaaaagggcaagtaggcaaggaaggccagtaggatcagatatgttagaaagaggaaaagggacagtggccaaatgtggcctagctgtagcacatgcatagcaatcagattgattcacttgtctagctgaatataatacccattgcagccaacggttctgatccccatacccaatttcaatcgaAAAAGTAGAAGAAGAGGTGGAAACATTCATGATCTTGACAGGGGGTGGGTTTGGACCAGGAGtaggagagagaggtgtgtgtgtggggaaatgggaggtgttagtaacagggttctcaaccttaatttgaaatctccctagaggatctattccagatacacatgcccctaaaatacaggttcctgaatcatgtaaagaagggttcttcagagtaatgatcaaagggtaacaatggtattcggcacattcatgaggggcatgtccttttagaaaaacgatatttcagaccatacttctgggccttatagggttgataaaccccagtcatcagttccagtattagccaaaacccagtcccacatgtcacagttacttccgaatccagagtttgtaacagttacacacacatttgtcagaccagttccactggatttgtcgatcagtcccacagtcaacaatagaacagaaatccacctgaactgatgtggtgattccaaaaggaaaagtcaaggtgaccagagcagtcgacaaggggatggaaagacatagtaggaccacaatcaagggtgccatcttttgcaatgtgagatgtgaatccaagcaggcagtccctcaactttaacagcatgtggtgtctacagcagaacttggaacggtcctctccacgagggtgatgccaatgtttcctttgagtatctctagccagaatccaggttcctaatggaatcggggagtcctttgatggaggactagttctccaggcctgattcacctgctcgtggacttccttcagagaagctcggagacctgtaagactggaaagaagatcattgtccacagtatgcagtgtaacattacctatgaccatgccaactggcatgggccgtccggtcagaatttcgaatggcgacagccctaactgccaatgtgttcttccccttaatcaaatcaaggccagaggcagagcatcaggccaagttaaatttgtttgctcacagattttagccaatttagattgcaaggtaccattgcatcgttccacaatacctccactctgggggtggtatttgcaataatgatgcacatttatctggagccaggtggttaattcatttataatggaatttagtgggtgccattatcagtttgtaatttctgtggtattccccatctaggaatgatttcctttatcaaagcttttgccacaggtttggcatctgcatgtttggaagggaaagcttccacccattgggagaacacatcaacaattaaggcgcttttccactgcatagtacggcacagcacggttcagtacagctcaccttggttcggctcggttttgcgtttcgactgcagtttagtaccgctttagagtgggagggattattcacgtgtcattatagttgcgccgcctctactgccgtgacactgtggaacttttacaacaacacgcagacaacgacaacactttagctcaatgacgcgcaagggtaagcatctaaaaaaagcacatcactagctaacttttatcactgtttcaAAGCATAAAATGATCTTAACTGCCagtttaacattaaaatgctgattctgtatattacagatcttccacattttgcaaaaaaatcgccgcaacagaccatctgtttggacatttaaccgttcttcagagtggtgggatgtgattgttcccggttttacaaacactcagtggctggagaactttcgaatgtctgaaaagaatagccagtgacgcagtaatgacgattttctccggccaatcagtgaccagcagagtttacacgtcacgttttggtaacggttcggcgcgcttggaacctcggctgaggtggtactaaaaaaaggaccaggtaacAGGTACTGTTagcagtggaaaaccccccaaaagtgagctgaactgaaccgtgtcgtgccgtactatgcagtggaaaagcgccattacttaacagtatcggtacccctttgatggtgttaattcaatgaagtccatttgaaggtgttcgaatttgacccattaggttaggtgtaatggcgggacttacctgggtgccctttcctacattaaacttttgacataatgcacagcacctgcagaactgctctgcatatgtagagaaacctacagcttcccaatatttttcaacatcttgaaccatggcgtcttttccagcatggtctaggccatgggcgattttttccatacctgggaaagaagcttttgggaggaaaggtttgttaatttgcttatgggtccagactccatcagagagggacccttctttggaccatttctcttctctgtgtccgtggctgcattctgtaaagaaataatttgattatcgtgtcctggtcatttctctgttggaataaaagattggtgtgttattatacgcagcccgtttagcaaaatgatcagctaattcgtttcctttgctgacaggatcctgtttcctgtgtgagcttgacatttaatgatcgctagctttgatggtttcgttatggcctctaagagggattcttttagtttttgatgctgaatgggcttgccagtactggtcttgaatccctgagtttccataatgccccatgatcatggcagactccaaaagcatatctagaatcagtatagatagttacaattttccctctgacaactgacaaactcaggtgagagctatcaactcagctgtcTGCgcacttaaacttgaagaaattcggtttgcttccagcaggtggtcaccttgaccactgcatagctggttgaaggtgttccattttccaatcataaagaacacccatccacaaaaattatctctcctgttcctaagggtgtttcctgtaggtctggtctaggttttataaccttagttattttatcatgacagttgtgggattcccttgattttcagttggaagcaatgtagctggatttaaggtggagcacctttctatggtaacgtctgacaatgtacagagtatattttggtagtgtatttccctagcagtagtgagatgtgaggttttagcctgtactaaaatggagtgtatggggaggcacttttaccactagggggctcatgagcactatatctgtactggctagcacggcctctgttgtggctgctacagctctgagacaggttggaagtcccacagccactggatccaattttttcaaaaaataggctaagcctttgttttttctccatggagttgtgtaaaaaatgcattcatatatccccccttttcgtccacaaacagagtgaatggacgagatagtcaacagtcccaacgcatgcgcaaacagtagggcatttttttttaagtcacatagagccttcccagcttgatcattccatgccacctgaccagaaaggggagatcagggtgaccgctaaagtttgcaaaagctgtgctcgttcattgaagtttaaaatccattgcggcagtatcctataatgcctaatacagacacaacctgttgctttgtaacatgtcttggtctaggaagattttgaatggtgtttatacggtcgctagagagagagagagagctctcgtttcacaagaaatgtcatgacctgaatatttcacagttgtttgaattaactgcagttttgttttagaaactttgtggccaagtggggaaaagaatataagagtgtagggttttaaggagaatggtttgtgaggagatgttcagggtccaggctgcaaaagagggcttaatTTGGGGGGAGGTTTgacacaggaatttaggaatagaacagtgaaaccctcgtttggttagagaaatagagagggagagcgtagtcatcatcccttcctgaacagattaacagggcagagctgatttaacaaagaacggtgcatcaaagtggaaccactgaaatgaagctgaacccgaagagttttagacaccagcaaaacatgaggttgtccagaagtagtaagtacagtcagtgtatcgttcaaGGCAggctagaaaagcagtttcagtgccattcagcaaagtcaataaaggatctgcgtctgcatggcaagtgagcaaaggtaactgaaaagagtggctgggggtccctgtgaaaggaatatcctcaggttcaggtaaggaaggcgggggaggaagctgatgtgggcaattgcggcagaagtgttccatcgtaacaggcaagatgtgtaagtgcttgatctgaggggagaggcggctgagcagatgaagaattcggattaggaagcaaaaatccacgacctctcccccggCTTCGCCCCCTGTTCTCGGACaaatccacgtctttcacgtcctctccccctgcctgagctccacctgcataataattcatttgtgccgcgattaacttggtctgagtgtctgactctttttgtttagtctgtcgtatcagcctacactttctgtaaagctataagcagctcttctttttcctttctattcttaagttcagcaactaaaagctcattccatttttgtgccgcttccaacgtacagtctttaataaccaattcccatctatcataaatatccatccgataagaacctccattacaacaaccctgtgtatttctgcacaatttctaattcatatctccagttccttacactggccatccacctccactgtccttattccacctcctacatgcttttttaattcctgtcttcttttcaatgaattTTATAGGGAACCCGCCTTTCGATTCCGACAGCGCaataggagcctggcgatcccccgaaaataatccttctaacgttaggttttttaggactcttgggggactgtttgacttgctactgattgtttttcccatagtgagtggcaggatctcagcagaaagtgactcagcccttgATAAACCCT
Proteins encoded in this window:
- the LOC120533206 gene encoding zona pellucida sperm-binding protein 3-like isoform X3, with the protein product MWSKDKGQIAVVLLLFFLCDVLPQPRFKGRKLIAKQQKPAVVQYVEPRVGAPQTVTAQCTDSEVIVTISPDLFGIQKPVQPSDLFMGGCGVTSPVGAQPFVIEAPLQGCGSTVEMLGALIVYTFTLDYNPSPIDILPIVRTNPAVVQIECQYNRLHNVSSNALNPTWVPYTSTISAEDILGFSLVIMSSDWSGPSPSNTFFLGDLINLQASVDSTNHEPLRVFVDSCVATPGSNASAPAYTFIGNNGCFLDSQLTGSNSQFVSPRVAQSVIQFQLDAFRFYGLTTSSIFITCHLKVTLVSANADPLNKDCSYNSALSQWGSVDGDNAVCSCCDTSCANPPPFKRGSGAPKHRPRRASEVSAPAGWQETISVGPLFLKQVSLSSASQSLSGQQNEASPGSQFHYSILGAGVLAVSCVAVLFFAYRRAKGIANTKQ
- the LOC120533206 gene encoding zona pellucida sperm-binding protein 3-like isoform X4 is translated as MWSKDKGQIAVVLLLFFLCDVLPQPRFKGRKLIAKQQKPAVVQYVEPRVGAPQTVTAQCTDSEVIVTISPDLFGIQKPVQPSDLFMGGCGVTSPVGAQPFVIEAPLQGCGSTVEMLGALIVYTFTLDYNPSPIDILPIVRTNPAVVQIECQYNRLHNVSSNALNPTWVPYTSTISAEDILGFSLVIMSSDWSGPSPSNTFFLGDLINLQASVDSTNHEPLRVFVDSCVATPGSNASAPAYTFIGNNGCFLDSQLTGSNSQFVSPRVAQSVIQFQLDAFRFYGLTTSSIFITCHLKVTLVSANADPLNKDCSYNSALSQWSSVDGDNAVCSCCDTSCANPPPFRRGSGAPKHRPRRASEVSAPAGWQETISVGPLFLKQVSLSSASQSLSGQQNEASPGSQFHYSILGAGVLAVSCVAVLFFAYRRAKGIANTKQ
- the LOC120533206 gene encoding zona pellucida sperm-binding protein 3-like isoform X1 yields the protein MWSKDKGQIAVVLLLFFLCDVLPQPRFKGRKLIAKQQKPAVVQYVEPRVGAPQTVTAQCTDSEVIVTISPDLFGIQKPVQPSDLFMGGCGVTSPVGAQPFVIEAPLQGCGSTVEMLGALIVYTFTLDYNPSPIDILPIVRTNPAVVQIECQYNRLHNVSSNALNPTWVPYTSTISAEDILGFSLVIMSSDWSGPSPSNTFFLGDLINLQASVDSTNHEPLRVFVDSCVATPGSNASAPAYTFIGNNGCFLDSQLTGSNSQFVSPRVAQSVIQFQLDAFRFYGLTTSSIFITCHLKVTLVSANADPLNKDCSYNSALSQWGSVDGDNAVCSCCDTSCANPPPFKRGSGAPKHRPRRASEVSAPAGWKETISVGPLYLEQVSPLSSVSQSLSGQKDVSSAGSQIHYSLLGAVVGVLAVSCVAVLFFAYRKANGIANTKQ
- the LOC120533206 gene encoding zona pellucida sperm-binding protein 3-like isoform X2, which encodes MWSKDKGQIAVVLLLFFLCDVLPQPRFKGRKLIAKQQKPAVVQYVEPRVGAPQTVTAQCTDSEVIVTISPDLFGIQKPVQPSDLFMGGCGVTSPVGAQPFVIEAPLQGCGSTVEMLGALIVYTFTLDYNPSPIDILPIVRTNPAVVQIECQYNRLHNVSSNALNPTWVPYTSTISAEDILGFSLVIMSSDWSGPSPSNTFFLGDLINLQASVDSTNHEPLRVFVDSCVATPGSNASAPAYTFIGNNGCFLDSKLTGSNSQFVSPRVAQSVMQFQLDAFRFYGLTTSSIFITCHLKVTLVSANVDPLNKDCSYDSALSQWSSVDGDNAVCSCCDTSCANPPPFRRGSGAPKHRPRRASEVSAPAGWQETISVGPLFLKQVSLSSASQSLSGQQNEASPGSQFHYSILGAGVLAVSCVAVLFFAYRRAKGIANTKQ